In Phormidium yuhuli AB48, one genomic interval encodes:
- a CDS encoding BCD family MFS transporter produces MKNSPATHPDLTSPPLPRLNILTMFRLGLFQLGLGMMSLLTLAIINRIAIDELRVPALIATGAIAMKRFMSPARVFFGQLSDSKPIFGKHRSGYIWIGTVLFTSLSFLTVQVLWQLGLSLQTYGMTGTTYGWAALFTGCFMLYGLCVDASSIPFAALLVDISDEDHRSKLIGVVGSMLMLGTITGAVISSSLLSGPDTGVQAIENLEQVDILSLSYMVNRVFIVIPAMVLGLCFLATVGIEKKYSRYHQRSRVAQTEERVTLSTALRVLTASRQTGVFFSVLFLLTISLFMYDVVIEPYGGEVLDMSIAATTQLNIFLSVGIMVGIATTGFLLVPRLGKKRISQYGCLGALVCVLLFIVAGVGQWVELLQVAFLFYGLFAGTLIAGVSSLMLDLTVAETAGTFVGAWGLAKAMARGVSALISGGALNLGTWMFESPLWAYGSVFFLQALGLLLALVLLKRINIKEFQASTQNAVTRSLDGELG; encoded by the coding sequence ATGAAAAATTCCCCCGCCACTCACCCTGACCTAACATCACCTCCCCTGCCTCGTCTTAACATTTTGACGATGTTTCGCCTGGGTCTATTCCAGCTCGGACTGGGGATGATGTCCTTGCTCACCCTAGCTATCATCAATCGGATTGCCATTGACGAGTTGAGAGTTCCCGCCCTCATCGCCACCGGGGCCATTGCGATGAAACGGTTTATGTCCCCAGCTCGGGTCTTCTTCGGCCAACTCTCAGACTCAAAACCCATCTTTGGCAAACATCGCAGTGGCTATATCTGGATTGGTACAGTTCTCTTCACCAGTCTTTCCTTCCTCACTGTCCAGGTTCTCTGGCAACTGGGTTTGAGTTTGCAAACTTACGGTATGACTGGAACTACCTACGGCTGGGCGGCTCTGTTTACGGGCTGTTTTATGCTCTATGGTCTCTGCGTCGATGCTAGTTCCATCCCCTTCGCAGCCCTGTTGGTGGATATTTCTGATGAAGACCATCGCTCTAAACTCATTGGCGTTGTGGGGTCGATGCTGATGCTAGGCACGATTACGGGGGCAGTGATTAGCTCAAGCCTTCTCAGCGGACCTGACACTGGAGTGCAAGCCATTGAAAATCTGGAACAGGTGGATATTCTGAGCCTCAGCTACATGGTGAACCGTGTCTTTATCGTTATTCCGGCGATGGTTCTGGGTCTATGTTTTCTCGCTACGGTCGGTATTGAAAAGAAATACTCCCGCTATCATCAACGCTCTAGGGTAGCTCAGACTGAGGAGCGTGTTACTCTGAGTACGGCTCTTCGCGTTCTTACCGCAAGTCGTCAAACAGGGGTCTTTTTTAGCGTCCTCTTTCTGCTCACTATTAGCCTCTTTATGTATGATGTGGTGATTGAACCCTATGGTGGGGAAGTCTTGGACATGAGCATCGCCGCCACTACTCAATTAAATATCTTTCTCAGTGTTGGAATTATGGTGGGGATCGCTACAACAGGGTTTCTTCTGGTTCCCCGTCTGGGGAAAAAACGCATCAGCCAATATGGCTGTCTCGGGGCTTTGGTCTGTGTGTTACTGTTCATTGTTGCTGGAGTGGGCCAGTGGGTGGAATTATTGCAAGTGGCCTTCCTTTTTTATGGCCTCTTTGCCGGAACCCTCATCGCTGGGGTCAGCAGTCTCATGTTGGATTTGACGGTGGCAGAAACGGCGGGAACTTTTGTCGGTGCCTGGGGGCTGGCTAAAGCGATGGCCCGAGGCGTTTCTGCTCTCATCAGTGGTGGGGCGTTAAACTTGGGAACCTGGATGTTTGAGTCACCCCTATGGGCTTATGGCTCGGTATTTTTTCTACAGGCGTTGGGACTGCTGCTAGCCTTAGTGTTGTTAAAACGAATTAATATCAAGGAGTTCCAAGCTAGCACCCAAAATGCGGTCACTCGTAGTTTGGACGGGGAGTTAGGTTAG
- the dprA gene encoding DNA-processing protein DprA, whose product MNGDRPYWVAWSQIKRIGSVLMGRLNQQFGSLEAAWTASEAGLLTVEGIGPQLAADILRQRSHLNPDQLYAKHLEANPQFWTLCDPEYPRLLREIHAPPPLLYYRGIPDVAEMEGNAPTIAIVGTRRPSPYGLKWTRRLTHRLSQEGFTIVSGLAAGIDTEAHRTCLSLSGRTVAVVGTGVDVVYPRRNQSLYDEIIETGLVVSEYPAGTPPDRLQFPQRNRIIAGLSRATLVTEAPQKSGALITAYLANEFCRDVYALPGSLDNPNSRGCLGLITRGAQLVMDEDNLIQTLQEMPSLTSPKPRLKPEPTPQKTESVNPSPEPTAPPPVDVPAHLAQVFAAVGPEATAFDIIVEKSATEAAAVSSALLQLELMGLISALPGLRYQRS is encoded by the coding sequence ATGAATGGCGATCGCCCCTATTGGGTGGCTTGGAGTCAGATTAAACGCATTGGTTCGGTGTTGATGGGTCGCTTGAACCAGCAATTTGGCTCCCTCGAAGCCGCCTGGACTGCCTCGGAGGCGGGCCTATTAACTGTCGAAGGAATCGGCCCCCAACTGGCCGCCGATATCCTCAGACAGCGATCGCACCTCAACCCAGACCAACTCTACGCCAAGCATCTCGAAGCCAACCCCCAATTCTGGACCCTCTGCGACCCAGAATATCCCCGACTCCTGCGAGAAATTCACGCCCCGCCGCCGCTACTCTACTATCGAGGCATCCCCGATGTAGCAGAAATGGAGGGAAACGCCCCCACCATCGCCATTGTCGGAACCCGTCGCCCCAGTCCCTACGGTCTCAAATGGACGCGCCGCCTCACCCATCGCCTCAGCCAAGAAGGATTTACCATTGTCTCAGGTCTAGCCGCAGGCATTGACACCGAGGCCCACCGCACCTGTCTAAGCCTCTCCGGCCGCACCGTAGCCGTCGTCGGAACGGGAGTTGATGTGGTCTATCCCCGTCGCAATCAGAGTCTTTACGACGAGATTATTGAAACAGGCTTAGTGGTGAGCGAATATCCCGCCGGAACCCCACCGGATCGCCTGCAATTTCCCCAACGCAACCGCATCATCGCCGGATTAAGTCGCGCCACCCTGGTCACCGAAGCCCCGCAAAAATCCGGGGCCCTCATCACCGCCTATCTAGCCAACGAGTTTTGCCGCGATGTCTATGCCCTTCCCGGTTCCCTCGACAACCCCAACTCCCGAGGCTGTCTCGGTCTCATCACCCGAGGGGCCCAACTGGTCATGGACGAAGACAATCTGATTCAGACCCTCCAAGAAATGCCCAGCCTCACCAGCCCCAAGCCTCGCCTCAAACCAGAACCCACACCACAAAAAACAGAATCTGTCAACCCCTCCCCAGAGCCAACAGCCCCCCCACCCGTGGACGTTCCGGCCCATCTAGCCCAAGTCTTCGCCGCCGTCGGCCCAGAAGCCACCGCCTTCGATATCATCGTCGAAAAATCCGCCACCGAAGCCGCCGCTGTCTCCAGTGCCCTCTTACAGTTAGAATTGATGGGGCTAATCTCCGCCCTCCCCGGCCTACGCTACCAACGAAGTTAA
- a CDS encoding HD domain-containing protein produces MVLSQRFTEALLWATELHQQQVRKGSGVPYIAHLLGVTSEALEYGATEDEAIAALLHDAIEDCGGRPIALEIRRRFGDNVAEIVEGCTDAVTQPKPPWRERKQAYISHLRTASPSVRLVSAADKLYNARSILKDCRCVGDEIWQRFTGGRAGSLWYYRAVVDTLKSVDNRPIVAELERVVQELERLAASIPQSQDGPTPHPSP; encoded by the coding sequence ATGGTGCTATCACAACGATTTACCGAGGCCCTCCTCTGGGCGACAGAACTCCATCAGCAACAGGTTCGCAAAGGCTCTGGAGTTCCCTATATCGCCCATCTGCTGGGGGTTACCAGTGAGGCCTTAGAATATGGGGCCACAGAAGATGAGGCGATCGCCGCCCTACTCCATGATGCCATCGAAGACTGTGGCGGCCGACCCATCGCCCTGGAGATTCGCCGCCGCTTCGGGGATAATGTCGCCGAGATTGTTGAAGGCTGTACCGATGCAGTCACTCAGCCTAAACCCCCCTGGCGAGAACGCAAGCAGGCCTATATTAGCCATCTGCGCACCGCCTCCCCCTCTGTCCGTCTCGTCTCAGCGGCCGATAAACTCTATAATGCTCGCTCCATTCTCAAAGATTGCCGCTGCGTCGGTGACGAAATTTGGCAGCGGTTCACTGGGGGGCGAGCGGGCAGTTTATGGTACTATCGCGCCGTGGTAGATACCCTAAAATCCGTGGACAATCGCCCCATTGTCGCCGAGTTGGAGCGAGTTGTGCAGGAGTTGGAACGCCTCGCCGCTTCCATTCCCCAAAGCCAAGACGGGCCAACTCCCCACCCATCCCCCTAG
- the surE gene encoding 5'/3'-nucleotidase SurE, protein MKLLIGNDDGILAQGVQALANALAEAGHDVTVVCPDRERSATGHSLTMHQPIRAEPVGDRFHPSIAAWACSGTPSDCIKLALSALVDSPPDFVLAGINHGANVGTDIIYSGTVSAALEGYIEGIPSVAFSLASFTSRDFQPGVEFALRLMAQLGDRRPPHPLLLNVNIPPVTGDRIAGVTLARQGVRRYTDVFQKRVDPRGKTYYWLAGEVLEELDDEPDKTDIPIDGLAVSQNYITITPLQSKLICQPMLNQMQGWEWLKQV, encoded by the coding sequence ATGAAACTTCTAATTGGTAACGACGACGGTATTCTCGCCCAGGGGGTGCAAGCCTTAGCGAATGCCTTAGCCGAAGCCGGCCATGACGTAACCGTCGTTTGCCCGGATCGAGAGCGTTCCGCCACCGGCCATAGTCTAACGATGCACCAACCCATCCGGGCCGAACCCGTGGGCGATCGCTTTCACCCCAGCATCGCCGCCTGGGCCTGTTCCGGCACTCCCTCCGACTGCATTAAATTAGCCCTGAGTGCCTTAGTAGACAGTCCCCCCGATTTTGTCTTAGCCGGTATCAACCATGGGGCGAATGTCGGCACTGATATCATCTATTCTGGAACTGTCTCCGCTGCTCTAGAGGGATATATTGAGGGGATTCCCAGTGTGGCCTTCAGTTTAGCTAGTTTCACTTCCCGAGATTTCCAGCCGGGGGTGGAGTTCGCCTTGCGGTTGATGGCCCAGTTGGGCGATCGCCGTCCCCCACATCCCCTACTGTTGAATGTCAACATTCCCCCCGTCACGGGCGATCGCATCGCCGGAGTCACCCTGGCCCGCCAAGGGGTTCGTCGTTATACCGATGTCTTTCAAAAACGAGTCGATCCTCGGGGGAAAACCTATTATTGGTTAGCCGGAGAAGTTTTAGAAGAGTTAGATGATGAACCTGACAAAACCGACATTCCCATTGATGGCCTTGCGGTGAGTCAGAACTATATTACAATCACCCCCCTCCAATCGAAGCTCATTTGTCAGCCCATGTTAAATCAGATGCAAGGATGGGAGTGGCTGAAGCAAGTTTAG
- a CDS encoding BCD family MFS transporter, whose amino-acid sequence MDTRDRPITDLTTQPLPRIGLLTMFRLGLFQMGLGMMSLLTLGIVNRIAIDELRVPALIATGAIAMERLVSPARVFFGQLSDSKPLFGRHRSGYVWIGAVLFTSLSFVTIQVLWQLGLSLQTHGMTPPTYGWAALFAGCFMLYGLSISASSTPFAAMLVDISDEDHRSKLIGVVWSMLMVGIIAGAIIGSTLLDQPENGAEAVRNLEQVDIPALSRTVNRVFIIVPAIVLSLCFLATVGIEEKYSRYSQRSMVANSEERVTLKTAFRVLTASRQTGFFFSFLLLLTISLFMHEVVIEPYGGQVFGMSIAETTQLNVFFGIGTLAGISGTGFLLVPRLGKERTTQYGCIGASIFALFFIIAGVGENVDLLRSAFLFYGVCAGTLTAGATSLMLDLTVAETAGTFIGAWGLAQAMARGISTIVSGSVLNLGTWAFESPLFAYGLVFLLQCLGLLLALLLLKRINIKEFQASTQNAVSRVMEGELE is encoded by the coding sequence ATGGACACCCGCGATCGCCCCATCACCGACTTGACCACCCAACCTCTACCTCGCATCGGCCTCCTAACCATGTTTCGTCTGGGCCTGTTCCAGATGGGACTGGGGATGATGTCCTTGCTCACCCTCGGAATCGTTAACCGTATCGCCATTGATGAACTGAGAGTGCCGGCTCTCATCGCCACTGGGGCCATTGCCATGGAACGGCTCGTGTCCCCGGCTCGTGTCTTTTTCGGGCAACTCTCGGACTCTAAACCCCTCTTTGGGCGACATCGCAGCGGCTATGTCTGGATTGGGGCGGTACTCTTCACCAGTCTCTCCTTCGTTACCATACAGGTTCTCTGGCAACTGGGTCTGAGTTTGCAAACCCATGGCATGACCCCCCCTACCTATGGCTGGGCCGCCTTGTTTGCGGGCTGTTTTATGCTCTATGGCCTTTCCATCAGTGCCAGTTCCACCCCCTTCGCGGCGATGCTGGTGGATATCTCCGATGAAGACCATCGCTCTAAACTCATTGGTGTCGTCTGGTCTATGCTCATGGTGGGTATCATTGCTGGGGCGATTATTGGCTCCACTCTACTCGATCAACCCGAAAATGGGGCTGAAGCCGTCCGCAATCTGGAACAGGTGGATATCCCGGCCCTGAGCCGCACCGTGAATCGTGTTTTTATTATCGTTCCGGCGATTGTTCTGAGTCTCTGTTTCCTGGCCACCGTCGGTATCGAAGAGAAATACTCCCGCTATAGCCAACGCTCGATGGTGGCTAACTCCGAGGAACGGGTGACCCTGAAAACTGCCTTTCGTGTCCTCACCGCCAGCCGTCAAACGGGGTTTTTCTTTAGCTTCCTCCTCCTGCTGACGATTAGCCTCTTTATGCACGAGGTGGTGATTGAACCCTATGGCGGGCAAGTCTTTGGTATGAGTATCGCCGAAACTACCCAACTCAACGTCTTTTTCGGCATTGGAACCCTGGCAGGCATTTCCGGGACAGGATTCCTCTTGGTTCCTCGTCTAGGGAAGGAACGCACCACTCAATATGGTTGTATCGGGGCCTCGATCTTTGCCCTGTTCTTTATTATTGCTGGAGTGGGCGAGAATGTGGACTTACTGCGATCGGCGTTCCTGTTCTATGGAGTCTGTGCCGGAACCCTCACCGCCGGGGCTACCAGTCTCATGCTGGATTTAACGGTGGCGGAAACGGCGGGAACGTTTATCGGGGCTTGGGGATTGGCTCAAGCCATGGCCCGGGGGATTTCCACTATTGTCAGTGGTAGCGTGTTGAACCTGGGAACTTGGGCGTTTGAGTCACCCCTATTCGCTTATGGTTTGGTCTTTTTGCTGCAATGTCTGGGACTGCTCCTGGCATTACTTCTCTTAAAACGGATTAACATTAAGGAGTTCCAGGCCAGCACCCAAAATGCCGTCAGTCGTGTGATGGAAGGGGAGTTGGAGTAG
- a CDS encoding cation:proton antiporter, whose amino-acid sequence MGVAEASLVLLTLYSQTLAEPVPESVEEALTANSNQVTGLVGASIILLLVATAVALITRRFRIPYVVGLVLGGLLITPQALPAEIGLNPDVILNLFLPILIFEAAINTDISRLRSTIKPILLLAGPGVVLAAAITTIFLRFGLGVVWITASAIGVILTITDTVSVIGAFKTVKVPGRLITIVEGESLFNDGIALVLLTMISTIHRQGSFTLLEGFEQLSIALVGGTLLGLGLGYLCVGLLKQLNDALSNTLLTVAISLGTFQIGQVLGVSSAIAVVIAGLVIGNSGFNTISASIKVTLLNFWEYAGFGVNTFIFLLVGLELDPRMLWETLPSAMLAILGYQVGRVFSIYPLLYLVRFFDRPLPLKWQHVLIFGNVKGSLSMALALSLPFTLPGRENIITLIFSTVLVSLIGQGLSLPWLVKQLNLNPPSPAAEKLETLQLTLIASKAAQQELNSLFESGSLPKSLYEELFANYQARIATAERELRHFYNQRMVHGDQPLEPGGYLDGLRRRLYLAEKGAINDAVRKGLLSNERANPYIDTLNQKLMSLQDD is encoded by the coding sequence ATGGGAGTGGCTGAAGCAAGTTTAGTGCTGTTAACCCTCTATTCTCAAACTCTAGCAGAACCAGTTCCTGAGTCCGTCGAAGAAGCCCTAACGGCTAACTCCAATCAGGTGACGGGGTTGGTGGGGGCTTCGATTATCCTATTGCTGGTTGCCACAGCCGTTGCCCTAATTACTCGCCGCTTTCGCATTCCCTATGTGGTGGGGTTAGTATTGGGGGGATTGTTGATTACCCCACAAGCCTTACCGGCTGAGATTGGCTTAAACCCCGATGTCATTCTCAATCTGTTTCTGCCGATTCTCATTTTTGAAGCGGCGATTAATACCGACATTAGCCGTCTGCGAAGTACCATTAAACCCATTCTGTTATTAGCTGGGCCAGGGGTTGTTCTGGCAGCCGCCATTACCACAATCTTTTTACGTTTTGGGCTCGGGGTGGTCTGGATTACCGCCTCGGCGATCGGGGTGATTTTAACGATTACCGATACCGTCTCAGTGATTGGGGCATTTAAAACCGTTAAAGTTCCCGGACGTTTAATTACCATTGTTGAGGGCGAAAGTCTCTTTAATGATGGGATTGCCCTAGTTCTCTTGACAATGATTAGTACCATCCATCGCCAAGGTTCCTTTACCCTCCTTGAAGGATTTGAACAGCTTTCAATCGCCTTAGTCGGTGGAACCCTTCTTGGTTTAGGATTAGGTTACCTCTGCGTGGGACTGCTCAAACAACTCAATGATGCCTTAAGTAACACCCTCTTAACCGTTGCCATTTCCTTAGGAACCTTTCAAATTGGGCAAGTTTTGGGAGTATCGAGTGCGATCGCCGTTGTGATTGCCGGCTTAGTCATTGGCAATTCTGGCTTTAACACCATTTCCGCATCCATTAAAGTTACCCTCTTAAATTTTTGGGAATACGCCGGATTTGGGGTCAACACCTTTATTTTTTTATTAGTCGGTTTAGAACTCGATCCAAGGATGTTATGGGAAACGCTCCCCAGTGCCATGCTCGCCATTTTAGGCTATCAAGTTGGGCGAGTGTTTTCGATTTACCCCCTACTCTATCTAGTTCGCTTCTTTGATAGACCCTTACCCTTAAAATGGCAGCATGTTTTGATATTTGGCAATGTCAAAGGGTCTCTATCCATGGCTTTAGCATTAAGTTTACCCTTCACCTTACCGGGGCGAGAAAATATCATCACCTTAATTTTTAGCACGGTCTTAGTGTCCCTAATTGGTCAAGGATTGAGCCTTCCTTGGTTAGTCAAGCAACTCAACCTAAACCCACCCTCCCCCGCTGCCGAAAAACTCGAAACCCTACAACTAACTCTCATTGCCTCGAAAGCGGCCCAACAAGAACTCAACAGTTTATTTGAATCAGGCAGTTTACCCAAATCCCTCTACGAAGAACTCTTCGCCAATTATCAAGCCCGAATTGCCACCGCCGAGCGAGAACTACGCCATTTCTACAATCAACGAATGGTTCATGGCGACCAACCCCTCGAACCCGGTGGCTATTTAGACGGCCTACGTCGTCGTTTATACCTCGCAGAAAAAGGAGCCATTAACGACGCCGTCCGCAAAGGCTTACTCTCCAACGAACGAGCCAATCCCTACATCGACACCCTCAACCAAAAACTCATGTCCCTCCAAGACGACTAA
- a CDS encoding helix-turn-helix domain-containing protein, with translation MPLKPIQSSSDYEAMLCEIDRLMEIEESQLSDDEASMLELLAILIEDYERKTYPMPNTATPHDVLDELVAAHQLRQKDLLDIFGSKGIASEVFNRKRGISKTQAKALGERFKVSPSVFL, from the coding sequence TTGCCATTGAAACCCATCCAGTCTTCATCAGATTATGAAGCCATGCTCTGCGAAATTGATCGACTGATGGAGATTGAGGAATCTCAATTGAGCGATGACGAAGCCTCAATGCTAGAGTTACTGGCAATTTTAATTGAGGATTATGAGCGGAAAACTTACCCGATGCCAAATACCGCAACTCCCCATGATGTTTTAGATGAGTTAGTGGCCGCTCACCAACTCCGTCAGAAGGATTTGTTAGACATTTTTGGCTCTAAAGGCATTGCTTCCGAGGTGTTTAACCGGAAGCGTGGCATTAGCAAAACCCAAGCCAAGGCCCTGGGAGAGCGATTTAAGGTGTCACCCAGTGTTTTTTTGTAG
- a CDS encoding potassium channel family protein — protein sequence MMYILIGGAGMTGLALANTLLNIGHTIAIVDPDPLACQYAREKIGVMAFEGSAVNTTTLIEAGIRKADAVIGALREDALNLAFVTLSKHYGVSQIIVRMSDRDFAEPYQLAGASHIISTTQLAINRIINAIEYPQVDAMMHFEQGQVEVLKLSLPQDCYIVGHTVAEIAQDERFPEGTLIIGYQAHAHEDLIIPNGSTVLESGSKILAVTKPDLVRDVIDFLGLCS from the coding sequence ATGATGTATATCTTAATCGGTGGAGCGGGGATGACTGGGTTAGCCCTGGCCAATACCTTGCTGAATATCGGGCATACCATCGCCATTGTTGACCCGGACCCTTTAGCTTGTCAATATGCCCGGGAGAAAATTGGCGTGATGGCCTTTGAAGGCAGTGCTGTCAATACCACCACCCTGATTGAAGCGGGGATTCGTAAAGCTGATGCGGTGATTGGGGCCTTGCGGGAAGATGCCCTAAATTTGGCGTTTGTTACCCTCTCGAAGCATTATGGGGTCTCTCAAATTATTGTACGGATGAGCGATCGCGATTTCGCTGAACCCTATCAACTCGCTGGAGCCAGCCATATCATTAGTACCACGCAATTGGCTATCAATCGCATCATTAATGCCATTGAATATCCCCAAGTGGATGCGATGATGCACTTTGAACAGGGACAGGTGGAAGTGTTAAAACTCTCTCTCCCTCAGGATTGCTATATTGTTGGTCATACGGTGGCGGAAATTGCTCAGGATGAGCGGTTTCCGGAGGGGACGTTGATTATTGGCTATCAGGCCCATGCTCATGAGGACTTGATTATTCCCAATGGGAGTACCGTCCTCGAAAGTGGTTCTAAGATTTTGGCAGTCACGAAGCCGGATTTGGTTCGGGATGTGATTGATTTTTTGGGCTTATGTTCTTAA